TGTATTGCGTCAAGCAGGTCCTGGAGCGAAGCCGTCGCATCTGAGATAACTAAAGCCAGCCCCGTTTTTCCATTGAATTCACGGGTCACAAATCTTATCATTATTCGACCCTCCGTATTTGTCTGTCACTACCCAATTAAATTTAGTATTTCCGTCAGGCTTTGCACCCGTTCGACCTGCTGGCTGATCTTCCCTTCCTCTTCCACCGCCCCAGGCCGTTTCACCCAGATCGCGCGCATTCCCGCACTAAGCGCACCCGCGATGTCGCTAATCGGGTCGTCACCAATGTGAATACTCCGTGCTGCTACCACTCCCAGTTTGTCTAACGTAAGCTGGAAGATCGCCGGATTTGGTTTAGCGATGTAAACTTCATTCGAGAAAGTCAGGGTGGAAAAGTAAGGCAGCAGTCCGGCTCGCGCCATGATTTGCCTAAGGACACTACCAGGAGTCGCTCCCGTGTTGCAGATCAAGCCCACTAGGTACTTCTCTGCCAGGCGAACAATGACCTCCAAAGCCCCTTCAACCATCAATGGAGGCGCGTCTAAGAGTACCTCCGTGTAAGCGCGGTAAAGCTTGGCCTCCAGCTCTGGCGAGTCAGGTAAACCTAAATCTGCCATGAATTTCCGGACATGTTCTTCGGGTCGGAAATCAAGTCCTTGATAATACTGCAAATTCGTGGCATACTCCCAACACCGACGCAATTCGGCCAGCAGGGTAGAAGATTCAATCTCGCAACCGAATTCGCGCATCACCACGGCCATCCTTTCCACCCGTAGTCGGCTGGCTGGTGCCCCCGGGGGTTCACGAAAAAGAGTGTTCCAGAAATCAAATGTCACTGCCTCAAGCAAGTGGGTTCGCCTCCTTTGCATACCGGGGGTAAAGTGATATAATCACCATAGTACAGTCAAAAAGGTGGGCGTAGTCGTGAAGAAATCCGATGGCAAATGGTTTCTCAGCAAGGTTCGTTCAATGATCAAAACACATGGCATGCTTGAGCCGGGCGATCGTCTGGCCATTGCTTTGTCCGGCCGGGTGGCCAGCTGTGCCATGCTGTACATTCTGGCCTCTTTGCAGACCTTTCAGGGTTTCCGTTTTTCCCTTCACCCGGTCCACGTTGCTCACACTGGTTCTGATCTACGCCTAATGGAGCTTATTAATACTCATTTTGGCCTGAACCTGCTGGTGGTCGACTCACCACCAGGCAAGACCACACCGAATGACGAGCATTTGCTAAAACAACTTGTGCAGACAAGCCGGCAGCTGGGGTGTAACAAATTGGCCCTCGCTCATCACGCTGATGACGTAGAAAGGTACTTCTTCCGCAGTTTATTCGGCGGTGGATGTTTATCTGTCCTCCCGCCGGTCGAAGTGGTTCCCGATACTGGTCTGACGCTGATCCGACCACTGCTTCTTGTTCCCGCACAGACACTGAGCAGTCTGGCCAAGCGTGAGAGCCTACCCGCTACAGAAAAATGGCAGTTTAATGCTCCCGTTGACAATATCACCCGGGCCGTGTATCTCTTGAAAGCACGTTACCCGGACCTGACGGAGAAACTCCTGTCCGCCCTGTATCCTACTCCAGGTTAGCTCGCGCGCGCTGGAGCATCTCCCGAATCGGCAGTTGGTAAGGGCACTTTTCTTCACACTCCCCGCAATCCAGGCAGTCACCGATGCCGGCCGGTAGTCCGCGGTAACGTGTGCGGGCCCAGGTTTGCAGACCGTAGCGGGTGTAGTACCCATCGAGCAGGAACATGGTTGGAATGTCAATCGACGCCGGGCAAGGCAAGCAGTATTCGCAGCGCCGGCAGAAGCGTTCTCCCATCTCCTTTGTTTCATTTGCTAGCCGCTGGGTTTCTTCTTCGGTCAATGGTTCCGGCTTGTCACCCACCCCAGCATTCATCTCGACCTGTTCAGTCGAATCCATGCCGGGAATAGCCGTGGTTATCGGTTGATTCAGCACCCACCGTAACGCCAACTGGCTGTTCCTGAACGCACCACCGGCCAGGGGTTTCATGACGATCGTCCCTACCCGCCACTCCCTGGCTACCGCCAGGAGTGTCTGCTCGGCTTCCCGCTCCACGGGATTAAACGGGAACTGAACAGTATCAAACTCTCCGGTCTTAATCGCTTGGATCAGGGCACCTGGCCGGTGACTGGTGATGCCAATATAACGTATTTTCCCAGCCTGACGGGCTTTTTTTAATGCCGCCAGTGCCCCATCAGGTGCCATCACCTTCTTTATTGTCGCCTCATCCTTGATGTTATGTAGCTGATACAGGTCAATGTAATCAGTCTGGAGATTCCGACAGCTGAGCTCGATATCCCG
This DNA window, taken from Bacillota bacterium, encodes the following:
- a CDS encoding HAD family hydrolase, which gives rise to MLEAVTFDFWNTLFREPPGAPASRLRVERMAVVMREFGCEIESSTLLAELRRCWEYATNLQYYQGLDFRPEEHVRKFMADLGLPDSPELEAKLYRAYTEVLLDAPPLMVEGALEVIVRLAEKYLVGLICNTGATPGSVLRQIMARAGLLPYFSTLTFSNEVYIAKPNPAIFQLTLDKLGVVAARSIHIGDDPISDIAGALSAGMRAIWVKRPGAVEEEGKISQQVERVQSLTEILNLIG
- a CDS encoding aldo/keto reductase codes for the protein MEYRNLGKTGVKVSVIGFGGIPIQRVDSSTARQILNRALDQGINFIDTARGYTDSEDKIGLVLRERRDECVIATKSMARTAEAMERDIELSCRNLQTDYIDLYQLHNIKDEATIKKVMAPDGALAALKKARQAGKIRYIGITSHRPGALIQAIKTGEFDTVQFPFNPVEREAEQTLLAVAREWRVGTIVMKPLAGGAFRNSQLALRWVLNQPITTAIPGMDSTEQVEMNAGVGDKPEPLTEEETQRLANETKEMGERFCRRCEYCLPCPASIDIPTMFLLDGYYTRYGLQTWARTRYRGLPAGIGDCLDCGECEEKCPYQLPIREMLQRARANLE